A single window of Acidobacteriota bacterium DNA harbors:
- the pcnB gene encoding polynucleotide adenylyltransferase PcnB produces MNGSDPLIIPRAQHPISRRNISSNVLKVLAHLRRNGHTAYIVGGGVRDLLLGRRPKDMDVVTDATPARIKKIFRNCRLVGRRFRLAHVHFRDEIVEVATFRSPVEDTDDAPAEAHAGPEELPPRLAGIVKSEDGQILRDNVFGTPEQDARRRDFTLNALFYNIDDFAIIDYVGGYQDIQDRRIRSIGDPNQRFIEDPVRMIRAVRFAAALGFTLDAETHAALLAHRGLIVKASSERMFEEVRKLLLLGSARPIFELLHATGLFTLVFPVAQAALPEGEGGWYYEHLRRVLDWVDARVAAGEAVDLALLFALMFGPLIERRAGDLQGDEPMSAVTAYKQTVGEFVAEMAPSVRIPNIVGLGIRDILSNQWRFHRNQGRRAARLLRMPVFADAWTYFRLIHGSTGRGPELCAWWESFLQGQAVPESAAAAAGFAPPAKRRRRRRRRGRRGPGEGPAAPPNGEPAEGWTGSGLSF; encoded by the coding sequence ATGAACGGCTCCGATCCCCTGATCATCCCCCGCGCGCAGCATCCGATTTCCCGAAGGAATATCAGTTCGAACGTGCTCAAGGTGCTGGCGCACCTGCGCCGTAACGGCCACACGGCCTACATCGTGGGCGGCGGGGTCCGCGATCTGTTGCTGGGGCGCCGGCCCAAGGACATGGACGTGGTCACCGACGCCACGCCAGCCCGGATCAAGAAGATCTTCCGCAACTGCCGCCTGGTGGGCCGCCGCTTCCGGCTGGCCCACGTCCACTTCCGCGATGAGATCGTGGAGGTGGCCACGTTCCGCTCGCCCGTCGAGGACACCGATGACGCGCCGGCTGAGGCGCACGCCGGACCGGAGGAGCTGCCGCCGCGGCTGGCCGGCATCGTCAAGAGCGAGGACGGCCAGATCCTGCGCGACAACGTGTTCGGCACGCCGGAGCAGGACGCCCGGCGGCGCGACTTCACCCTCAACGCCCTCTTCTACAACATCGATGATTTCGCCATCATCGACTATGTCGGCGGCTACCAGGACATCCAGGACCGCCGCATTCGCTCCATCGGCGACCCGAACCAGCGCTTCATCGAGGACCCCGTCCGGATGATCCGGGCGGTGCGCTTCGCCGCCGCGCTGGGCTTCACCCTCGACGCCGAGACGCACGCCGCGCTGCTGGCCCACCGCGGCCTCATCGTCAAGGCGTCGTCGGAACGGATGTTCGAGGAGGTCCGCAAGCTGCTGCTGCTCGGCTCGGCCCGCCCCATCTTCGAGCTGCTCCACGCGACGGGACTGTTCACCCTTGTCTTCCCGGTGGCGCAGGCTGCCCTACCCGAGGGGGAGGGGGGGTGGTATTACGAGCACCTGCGCCGCGTGCTGGACTGGGTGGACGCCCGCGTGGCCGCCGGCGAGGCGGTGGACCTGGCCCTGCTGTTCGCCCTCATGTTCGGCCCGCTCATCGAACGGCGGGCCGGCGATCTCCAGGGCGACGAGCCCATGAGCGCCGTGACGGCCTACAAGCAGACCGTCGGCGAGTTCGTGGCCGAGATGGCCCCCAGCGTCCGGATCCCCAACATCGTCGGGCTGGGGATCCGGGACATCCTGAGCAACCAGTGGCGCTTCCACCGGAACCAGGGCCGCCGGGCTGCCCGGCTGCTGCGGATGCCGGTGTTCGCCGACGCCTGGACCTACTTCCGGCTCATCCACGGGAGCACGGGCCGCGGCCCGGAGCTGTGCGCATGGTGGGAGTCGTTCCTGCAGGGCCAGGCGGTGCCGGAGAGCGCCGCCGCGGCCGCCGGGTTCGCCCCGCCGGCCAAACGCCGCCGGCGGCGCCGCCGGAGAGGCCGCCGCGGGCCGGGCGAGGGGCCGGCCGCGCCGCCGAACGGGGAGCCCGCCGAAGGCTGGACGGGATCGGGCCTGAGTTTTTAG
- a CDS encoding HAD family hydrolase — translation MVDFPGCRGPMIGWPKLAALPGAAETLAALHPAWTLALATNAADSDEAQIRAALRRVDLDRWLDRVYCYRRIGHPKPSAAFFESVLRDLGLVAPRVVMVGDDYDKDVQGARQAGLRAVWLNRRTGDRPEGEGLRTILDLGELPGVLENWER, via the coding sequence ATGGTGGATTTCCCCGGTTGCCGTGGGCCGATGATCGGCTGGCCGAAGCTGGCGGCGCTGCCGGGGGCGGCCGAGACGCTGGCCGCCCTGCACCCCGCGTGGACGCTGGCGCTGGCCACCAATGCCGCCGATTCGGACGAGGCGCAGATCCGAGCCGCCCTGCGCCGGGTGGATCTGGATCGATGGCTCGACCGCGTCTACTGCTACCGGCGGATCGGCCACCCCAAGCCGAGCGCGGCGTTTTTCGAATCCGTCCTGCGCGATCTCGGCCTGGTGGCGCCGCGCGTCGTCATGGTGGGCGACGATTACGACAAGGACGTGCAAGGGGCGCGGCAGGCGGGCCTGCGCGCCGTGTGGCTCAACCGGCGCACCGGCGACCGGCCGGAGGGAGAAGGTCTCCGAACCATCCTGGATCTGGGGGAATTGCCGGGCGTTCTGGAGAATTGGGAAAGGTGA